From the Carya illinoinensis cultivar Pawnee chromosome 4, C.illinoinensisPawnee_v1, whole genome shotgun sequence genome, one window contains:
- the LOC122308407 gene encoding alpha-L-fucosidase 1-like, which yields MPKMRGSLCITTLFLLYFKLAFSRLEQVPPPPLPILPLPSFSQLKWQQREIIMFLHFGVNTFTDSEWGTGHESPAIFNPVGLDANQWVNTAVDAGISLVILTAKHHDGFCLWPSKYTDHSVIRSPWKNGNGDVVQELVDAAKARGIDVGLYLSPWDRHDPRYGHDLPYNEYYLAQLQELLKKYGSVREIWFDGAKGANATNMTYYFSDWFSMVKELQSSINIFSDAGPDVRWVGDEKGSAGSTCWSTVNRTSLSIGNASIVDYLNTGDPRGTDWVPPECDVSIRPGWFWHKSESPKKLSQLLKIYYHSVGRNCLLLLNVPPNSTGLISEKDVHRLGEFRKAIDIIFSTNLAEDCLVKASSQRGGKEGGFGPENVLDDDHLWTYWAPREDNHGEGDHWIEVRAGDKGLVFNVIRIQEAIGLGQRIKKHEIYLDGKIVARGTTVGYKRLHRLEGGVVHGRNVRIRIRKSKGVPLISSIGLHFDPFWHPNMQGPE from the exons ATGCCTAAGATGCGTGGCTCTTTGTGCATAACAACACTTTTTTTACTATACTTTAAACTTGCTTTTTCAAGACTTGAACAAGTACCACCCCCACCACTGCCAATTCTTCCACTTCCATCATTTTCCCAGTTGAAATGGCAGCAAAGGGAGATCATAATGTTCCTGCACTTCGGAGTTAACACGTTCACAGACTCTGAATGGGGCACGGGGCACGAAAGCCCTGCTATTTTCAACCCTGTCGGACTCGACGCAAATCAATGGGTAAACACGGCCGTGGATGCAGGAATCTCTCTTGTAATCCTCACTGCAAAACACCATGACGGCTTTTGCCTTTGGCCTTCCAAGTACACTGATCATTCTGTCATCCGAAGTCCTTGGAAAAATGGGAATGGAGACGTCGTTCAGGAGCTTGTCGATGCGGCCAAAGCCCGTGGCATTGATGTGGGGCTCTACCTCTCGCCTTGGGATCGACATGATCCAAGATACGGGCATGATTTACCCTACAATGAATACTACTTGGCCCAACTCCAAGAGCTTCTCAAAAA GTATGGTAGTGTGAGAGAAATTTGGTTCGATGGAGCAAAGGGTGCTAACGCGACAAACATGACATATTACTTCTCGGATTGGTTCTCCATGGTTAAAGAGTTGCAGAGTTCCATTAACATATTCTCCGACGCCGGTCCGGACGTCAGGTGGGTCGGAGATGAGAAGGGGTCAGCCGGGAGTACGTGCTGGTCCACCGTTAATCGGACCTCGCTATCAATCGGGAATGCAAGCATTGTTGA CTATCTGAACACTGGTGATCCAAGAGGCACAGACTGGGTGCCACCGGAATGTGACGTTTCGATCCGCCCGGGATGGTTTTGGCACAAATCAGAATCACCAAAGAAGCTAAGCCAACTACTGAAGATTTACTACCACTCAGTGGGAAGAAACTGTCTTCTACTGCTAAACGTGCCTCCTAATTCAACTGGCCTTATATCCGAAAAGGATGTTCACAGATTAGGAGAATTTAGAAAAGCAATTGATATCATTTTTTCTACCAATTTGGCTGAGGATTGCCTGGTAAAAGCTAGTAGCCAAAGAGGTGGAAAAGAGGGAGGTTTTGGACCAGAAAATGTGCTGGATGATGACCATTTATGGACATATTGGGCACCTAGGGAGGATAATCATGGTGAAGGGGACCATTGGATTGAAGTTAGAGCAGGAGATAAAGGGCTGGTATTTAATGTGATCAGGATTCAAGAAGCAATAGGGCTTGGCCAGAGAATCAAAAAGCATGAAATTTATTTGGATGGCAAGATAGTGGCCAGAGGGACCACAGTAGGGTACAAGAGGCTTCACAGGCTTGAAGGGGGAGTTGTTCATGGGAGGAATGTGAGGATAAGGATTAGGAAATCAAAGGGAGTGCCTTTGATCTCTTCTATAGGTCTGCATTTTGATCCCTTTTGGCACCCAAATATGCAGGGCCCTGAATGA
- the LOC122306813 gene encoding 3-ketoacyl-CoA synthase 5-like, translating into MEYLSKLRHDPLLNTTSITLPSSLLSKHLHSNFTELLRFTSFLISIAAFFIFHKSKPILYLLFLFSCFIFLKRLILSKAAPVYLVDFSCLRPPSFCRVPFSTFIENVSMFQCFDSESISFMAKLLTSSGLSEETFLPPALQYIPPNTHLQESIQEVHMVLFPVMEDLLSKTRLSPCDIDILIVNCSGFCPSPSLSSIIINKYSLRSDIKSYTLSGMGCSASAIGVDLARSLLRIHKNSNAVVISTEILSTGWYSGNERSKLILNCLFRMGSAAILLSNKKEAKKSSKYKLSRTVRTQNAFDDQAHFSAVREEDSKGNLGFTINQNVLQVVGETLRSNVTVLGSSILPFSEKLWLVFSILRKTFIDKSSEIYVPNFKTVIQHFCLPTSGRAMIRDIGKGLKLGDKDIEPALMTLHRFGNQSSSSLWYELAYLEAKVRVKKGDKVWQLGLGSGLKCSSLVWECIRPIVGESKKGPWADCISCYPIPTVDKGI; encoded by the coding sequence ATGGAGTATTTGTCTAAGCTCAGACATGACCCTCTTCTCAATACCACTAGCATTACTCTCCCATCCAGTCTCCTCTCAAAGCATCTTCATTCAAATTTCACAGAACTTCTAAGATTTACCTCTTTCCTAATATCCATCGCAGCTTTCTTCATCTTTCATAAATCGAAACCCATTCTCTACTTACTCTTCCTGTTCTCTTGTTTCATCTTCCTCAAACGCTTGATCCTCTCAAAAGCTGCTCCTGTTTATTTAGTTGACTTCTCATGTCTCAGGCCACCAAGCTTCTGCAGAGTCCCCTTCTCTACCTTcattgaaaatgtttccatGTTTCAATGTTTTGACTCCGAAAGTATCTCTTTCATGGCCAAACTACTCACTTCTTCAGGACTAAGTGAAGAAACCTTTTTGCCCCCAGCTTTACAATACATTCCACCAAACACCCACCTGCAAGAATCCATCCAAGAAGTGCATATGGTGCTTTTCCCTGTCATGGAAGACCTTCTGTCCAAAACTAGACTCTCCCCATGTGATATAGATATTCTCATCGTAAATTGTAGTGGTTTTTGCCCCTCACCTTCGCTTTCCTCCATCATCATAAACAAATACTCCTTGAGAAGTGATATTAAGAGCTACACCCTCTCTGGAATGGGATGCAGCGCAAGCGCCATCGGAGTTGATTTGGCTCGAAGTCTTCTGAGAATTCACAAAAACTCTAACGCCGTTGTTATCAGCACTGAAATCTTATCTACTGGTTGGTACTCAGGCAACGAGAGGTCCAAGTTGATCCTTAACTGCCTCTTCAGAATGGGAAGTGCGGCCATTTTGCTTTCCAATAAAAAGGAAGCAAAGAAGTCTTCAAAATACAAACTGTCTCGAACAGTGAGGACTCAAAATGCCTTTGACGACCAGGCTCATTTTTCAGCAGTTCGCGAGGAGGACTCCAAGGGAAACCTGGGGTTTACAATAAATCAAAATGTACTACAAGTCGTCGGAGAAACTCTCAGATCAAACGTCACCGTTCTTGGTTCCTCAATCTTGCCATTCTCGGAGAAACTTTGGCTTGTTTTTTCCATCTTACGGAAAACATTTATCGACAAATCCAGTGAAATCTACGTGCCAAACTTTAAGACTGTGATACAGCATTTTTGCTTGCCAACTTCAGGAAGGGCAATGATAAGGGATATAGGGAAGGGGTTAAAGCTTGGAGACAAAGACATAGAGCCTGCATTGATGACACTGCACAGGTTTGGGAACcagtcttcttcttcattgtggTATGAGCTAGCTTACTTGGAAGCCAAAGTTAGGGTGAAGAAAGGTGACAAGGTTTGGCAACTAGGGCTAGGGAGTGGGCTAAAGTGCAGCAGTCTGGTTTGGGAGTGCATAAGGCCCATAGTGGGGGAGTCCAAGAAGGGCCCATGGGCTGACTGTATCTCTTGTTATCCAATCCCCACTGTTGACAAAGGGATTTAG